The region ATATATTATCAATTTCAGCTTGAAAAAGTGACAAGAAACGGCACATGACAAAAATGGCTAAGGCGTATATGACGAATACCAACTAAAACTGACAAAAAATGTCATATTAAAATCTTGAAATTAGCTTTAAGAGATAAAACTTTAGGCTGTTTGAAATGTAATATATAAAATTTATGTTTTAAAACAATGGCTTTTAATAAAATATTTGAAAATTTTAAGATTACTTAAAAACTGGCACGTTCATTGCTTGATAGATTATGTCCGGCGAAGTTGAAGCGCAACGGATACTGAGTCGGAAGCTGTATATTCCTTCCTCTTCATGGTTTTACTCATATGAAGTAAACGAAAATGCCAAGCGCATTACGGATTTTAAAATATAATACACAACCAATTATTCACAAATTTTTAACCGGAGTTAATGAAATGAAAAACATGCAAAAAGGTTTTACCTTGATTGAATTGATGATCGTAGTTGCAATTATTGGTATTCTGGCAGCCATTGCGTTGCCTATGTATCAAAACTACATCGCTCGCTCACAAGTTTCACGCGTAATGGGTGAATCAGGCAATTTAAAAACGGTTGCTGAAACTTGTGTTTTGGATGGTAAATTGACTGTTGGCAAGGACAACGGTAACTGTAAAATTGGTGCAACTGGATCTAATTTGTTAACTGGTGCCGCACAAAGTGGTGAAACTCTAGAAACTGGTACGGGTGTGCCTCAAGTAACGTTGCAAAATACAGGTGCTGCAACTATTGTAGCTACGTTTGGTAATAATGCTGCAGCTGATTTGAAGACTAAAACTTTGACTTGGACGCGTTCAGTAGATGGTACTTGGACTTGTGGTACAACTGCTCCTGAAAAATATGTACCATCAGGTTGTGCTGTGACTACTACTACTCCTTAATTTTAATCATTTTGTAATCTTGAAAAGCGTATCATGAAATGTGGTACGCTTTTATATTTATAATTTGTAAAATAGGTTTAAAAGATGCATAAAAGCCATATGCTAGGTGGGTTTACATTAGTTGAATTGATGGTTGTGTTGGTTATCATAGGGGTGTTATCAGCATTTGCGCTACCAATTTATCAAAATTATGTTGGAAAAGCTCAATTGGCGCGTATTGTGTATGAATTGTCAAGTACTAAAGCATCTATTGAGACCATTTTATCTAATGGTGGTTTTCCTACTGTAGATGCTGCGCAAAATGGCACTCCATACTCTGATCATGGAGGTATTTATGAGTACATAGGAATTCAAGGTAATAATCCTGTGTCTAACATTATTAGTTTAGCTACTATTAAATCTGCTGATGGCAGTTTTGGCGGAATTGAGGCAGTTGTTGGTGGGGATGTTAGCGCGATATTAACAGGTACAACAATTGAATTATTGCGCAATCCTTCAGGCCTTTGGAGCTGTGAAATTAGAATCTTAAATAAAGTTGATAAAAGTGATTTTAGTATTAGTGGCTGCAAAATTGTTGATTAAGTAACAAATTGGTTAAAATGTTATTTAAATATATCTATGGATGGATTCATATCATTTTGTTTATTTTAAATGAGGCTGTCTTAGATAACTGGGAAAATCACCCTTAGGGTAGAATCCTTCCTATGAGAAAAAGCTGCTTAAGCTGGTTAACCATAGTCGAATAAAATCTCAAATTTCCATTTTAAAACAACTGGTAAAACAGGGGTGTTCTAGTTATCTAGGATCGTCCCTTTTAAATTAATTAGAATCAAATCTAAAGTAGATTAGATAATCATGAAATTACATTAAAGGCCGTCTGAAAATTTTCAGACGGCCTTTATTATTATCTACTGCTCAGCTATTTAATTTCTTAACCGGTCAACTGCTTAGTAATCAGCTTCTTAATCGGCGGGAAATTATTGCTGGCGCGCAACACCAGGCCGCGTAGAATTTTGGCCGGAGCGGTTTCATTGGTGAAAAGTTTCAACAACATATTGGTGCCATGGTAAATCGGATGGGCATGCAGCATGTGTTTGCTGTTGTATTTTTCCAGCAGAGTGTTTGAGCCGATGTCTTGGCCGCGTTGCTCGGCTTCCAAAATCAGTTTGGCTAAAATATCGGCACTGGATAAGCCTAAGTTGAAGCCGTGTGCGGTAACGGGATGCATACCAACGGCGGCATCGCCGATCAAGGCGCTGCGTTTGCCGTAGAAACGTTGGGCAATCATGCCGACTAAAGGATAATTATGGAAAGTGCTGACCACTTCCATATCGCCCAATCGGCCTTTTAATTGGGCTTTGACCATAGCGGCCAATTCTTCATTGCTCAAGGCTTTGACGGAATCGGTTTTATCGGCATCAACGGTGATGACGGTATTGGTGATATGTTCTTCCAGCGGCAACAGGGCGATGGTGCGGCCATAGTGGAAGCATTCATAGGCCGTGTGGTCGTTGGAAAGGGTATGTTTCATGCGGCCGACAAACATGGTGCGGCTGTAATCGTGCATATCGGATGAAATGCCCAATTGGCGGCGGGTCTGTGAGAAACGGCTGTCGGCGGCCAAAAGCAGGCGTGCGGTCAGGATGTTACCGTTTTCGATAATAACTTGCGCTTCTTGATCGGATATTTTCACATCTTTGACATTAGAGTCGGTCAGAATGGTCACGTTGTCGAGTGTGGCCACTACTTCATACGCAGCTTTGCGGATGTTGTGGTTGGAAACCAAGTAGCCTAAGCAGTCGGCCGGTTCGCCGCGTGCTTGGGCGGGTTGCGGGAAGTGCAGTTGGTAATCGGATTGGCCGTTTAATACTTTGGCATCGCGTAACGGATAAATTTCGTCTGCGGGAATGCGTTGCCACATGCCTAAGCGTTGCATGATTTCGCGGGAAAGGTGGGTAAGCGCGATCTCTCGGCCGTCGTATGGCGGATTTTGCAACACAGCGAGCGGGTTGCGTTCGATAAGGGTCACTTTTAAACCGCTGCCTGCCAGTTCTGCGGCAAAGCTGAGGCCGGCCGGGCCTGCGCCGACGACGAGAATATCGCTGTGTAAGTTCATGGAGGTATCCTTTATTGTAATGGCGTAATGGCTGTGGATTATTTTCAGACGGCCTTAAGTGTACTGTTTTTTGGCGGTTGATGGGTAATCCGGAATAATTGGCAAATTATAGCAAAATTGCTTATAGAATAAAGCAAAGATTCATTCGGTATGCAAGTTTTTACGTGGGCTTTAATGTATATCAAGTGCCCGTATTTAAGATAGGGGAGAAAGGCCGGAATACCTGATCGAATAGGGAGAGGGTTAATATAAATTAACGCGGTGAGAGGTAGTAAGAAAATGAGGGTAAGAAAAAAACCGCTTCTTAAAACAAGAAGCGGTTTAATTTGAGCGGATTACTCTTCAGAACCGGTGTAAGGGCGAACGCTTACGGTTTTACGGTTTAACGCGCCTTTGGTTTTGAATTCTACGTAACCGTCAACTTTAGCGAACAAAGTGTGGTCTTTGCCCATGCCTACGTTGTCGCCGGCGTGAAATTTAGTGCCGCGTTGACGAACGATGATAGAGCCTGCCGGAATCAGTTCGCTGCCGAAGGCTTTTACGCCCAATCGTTTGGCTTCTGAATCGCGACCGTTGCGGGTGCTGCCGCCTGCTTTTTTACTTGCCATGTTAAATACTCCTTAGCTTGTGTTAAATCAGGCGATTGCCACGATTTCGATTTGGGTGAAATTTTGACGGTGGCCTTGGCGCTTTTGGTAGTGTTTGCGGCGGCGCATTTTGAAAATGCGGACTTTTTCGCCGCGGCCGTGGGCCACTACTTTGGCGGTTACTTTTGCGCCCTCGATAAAAGGTGCGCCTACTTTTACAGATTCGCCGTCAGCAATCATCAAAACTTCGTTCAGTTCGATTTGGCTGTCGAGTTCGGCTGGTATCTGTTCTACTTTCAATTTTTCGCCAACGGTAACTTTGTATTGTTTACCGCCGGTTTTTACGACCGCGTACATACTCAACTCCATGAGAATTTTGGTTAAATCATTCGCACCCCATGTGCGAAACATTGAATTCTATGCATATTTTGCTGTTTTGTCAAAGTTTATTTCTGTTGTGATGAAAATGCCGTCTGAAAGGTGTGTCAAACGGTCTTTACTGCTATAATCGCGCGCTGGATTATGATATTTTTATGCAATACTCTCTTTTAATAATAATTTTCTAGAAATTCCGGTCATGCTCGAAAATCTGCCTTATTTCCAACGTCATCTGCCTGACGATTTAGCTAAAGTCAATGTTGTGATTAATCAAGCCGTTCAGTCGGATGTGGCGCTGATTTCCCAAATCGGCAACTATATCATCAGTGCCGGCGGCAAGCGGTTGCGTCCGATTATCACCATTTTGGCGGGCAAGGCCGTGGGTTATGATGATGAGAAACTTTATTCGCTGGCGGCGATGGTGGAATTTATTCACACATCGACGCTGCTGCATGACGATGTGGTGGACGAGAGTGGTTTGCGCCGTGGCCGAAAAACCGCGAATAATTTGTTTGGCAATGCGGCAGCGGTGTTGGTGGGCGATTTTTTATATACCCGCGCATTTCAGTTGATGGTCGGCTCGGGCAGCATGAAGATTTTGGAAGTAATGGCAGACGCGACTAACATCATTGCCGAAGGCGAAGTGATGCAG is a window of Neisseria yangbaofengii DNA encoding:
- a CDS encoding pilin — protein: MKNMQKGFTLIELMIVVAIIGILAAIALPMYQNYIARSQVSRVMGESGNLKTVAETCVLDGKLTVGKDNGNCKIGATGSNLLTGAAQSGETLETGTGVPQVTLQNTGAATIVATFGNNAAADLKTKTLTWTRSVDGTWTCGTTAPEKYVPSGCAVTTTTP
- a CDS encoding pilin; translated protein: MHKSHMLGGFTLVELMVVLVIIGVLSAFALPIYQNYVGKAQLARIVYELSSTKASIETILSNGGFPTVDAAQNGTPYSDHGGIYEYIGIQGNNPVSNIISLATIKSADGSFGGIEAVVGGDVSAILTGTTIELLRNPSGLWSCEIRILNKVDKSDFSISGCKIVD
- the ubiM gene encoding 5-demethoxyubiquinol-8 5-hydroxylase UbiM, which codes for MNLHSDILVVGAGPAGLSFAAELAGSGLKVTLIERNPLAVLQNPPYDGREIALTHLSREIMQRLGMWQRIPADEIYPLRDAKVLNGQSDYQLHFPQPAQARGEPADCLGYLVSNHNIRKAAYEVVATLDNVTILTDSNVKDVKISDQEAQVIIENGNILTARLLLAADSRFSQTRRQLGISSDMHDYSRTMFVGRMKHTLSNDHTAYECFHYGRTIALLPLEEHITNTVITVDADKTDSVKALSNEELAAMVKAQLKGRLGDMEVVSTFHNYPLVGMIAQRFYGKRSALIGDAAVGMHPVTAHGFNLGLSSADILAKLILEAEQRGQDIGSNTLLEKYNSKHMLHAHPIYHGTNMLLKLFTNETAPAKILRGLVLRASNNFPPIKKLITKQLTG
- the rpmA gene encoding 50S ribosomal protein L27, which translates into the protein MASKKAGGSTRNGRDSEAKRLGVKAFGSELIPAGSIIVRQRGTKFHAGDNVGMGKDHTLFAKVDGYVEFKTKGALNRKTVSVRPYTGSEE
- the rplU gene encoding 50S ribosomal protein L21, which codes for MYAVVKTGGKQYKVTVGEKLKVEQIPAELDSQIELNEVLMIADGESVKVGAPFIEGAKVTAKVVAHGRGEKVRIFKMRRRKHYQKRQGHRQNFTQIEIVAIA